One window of the Candidatus Zixiibacteriota bacterium genome contains the following:
- a CDS encoding hypothetical protein (Evidence 5 : Unknown function) produces MEKRPVETRYPEKGIIISDGRGIQADSMLMVRIMPPYPIREIMSMIH; encoded by the coding sequence ATGGAGAAGCGGCCGGTTGAAACCAGATATCCGGAGAAAGGCATAATTATTTCCGACGGCAGGGGAATACAAGCAGATTCGATGCTCATGGTCAGGATAATGCCGCCATACCCCATACGCGAGATAATGTCAATGATCCACTGA
- the htpX gene encoding Protease HtpX homolog, protein MNSLKVAMLLILLTALFMLVGYALGGQSGMLIALIIAAIINFISYWFSDKIVLKMYRAVPVDENTNRRLFRIVNLAAKKAGIPMPKVYTIPTKAPNAFATGRNENHAAVAATEGLMEILNDSELEGVIGHELAHILNRDMLIGTIAATIAGAIGMLASMARWSMIFGGYSRDDDRGGNPIALIVAMIVAPIAAFLIQMAISRTREYKADAEGSRITGQYLSLASALEKLHKTPVRLNLDQRPATAHLFIANPLSGKGFASIFSTHPPVEERIKRLQNLAMGGGYVN, encoded by the coding sequence ATGAATAGTCTTAAAGTCGCGATGCTCCTGATCTTGCTCACCGCCCTTTTCATGCTGGTTGGTTATGCTTTGGGGGGACAGAGTGGTATGCTAATCGCTCTAATAATCGCCGCCATTATAAACTTCATTTCTTATTGGTTTTCGGATAAAATCGTCCTTAAAATGTATCGCGCCGTTCCGGTCGATGAAAACACCAATCGACGATTATTTCGAATTGTAAATCTTGCGGCCAAAAAGGCCGGTATCCCGATGCCGAAAGTATATACAATTCCGACCAAGGCCCCAAATGCATTCGCCACCGGAAGAAATGAAAACCATGCCGCTGTCGCTGCCACCGAAGGTCTGATGGAAATCCTGAATGACAGCGAATTGGAGGGAGTTATCGGCCATGAACTCGCTCATATCTTGAATCGTGACATGCTGATCGGGACTATCGCCGCCACTATCGCCGGCGCTATCGGCATGCTGGCTTCGATGGCCCGGTGGTCGATGATTTTTGGGGGGTACTCTCGCGACGACGATCGCGGCGGAAACCCTATCGCCCTGATTGTGGCGATGATCGTGGCGCCGATCGCCGCCTTTCTTATTCAGATGGCAATTTCGCGGACTCGCGAATATAAGGCTGATGCCGAAGGCAGCCGCATAACAGGGCAATATCTGTCCCTTGCCTCGGCCCTCGAAAAACTTCATAAGACTCCGGTACGATTGAATCTGGACCAGCGGCCCGCCACTGCCCATCTCTTTATTGCCAATCCTCTTTCGGGTAAAGGATTCGCTTCGATTTTCTCAACTCATCCGCCGGTTGAAGAAAGAATAAAGAGACTGCAGAATCTGGCCATGGGAGGCGGCTATGTCAACTAA
- a CDS encoding membrane hypothetical protein (Evidence 5 : Unknown function), producing the protein MNKFNVDINHVLVKPIYMGLLMNIFVPVSLLAAAYFLDRSRATEPLNPAQDLNIFFWVLAVISILDGAAAIYFRQKRFFSPMIRSRETFEDDLVRGTFAASIICFAFTSAISVYGLVMYLLGGTFANFLFFVFLSFVAFQLVRPRHGFMEKVIAAQENLVERGQFLGAKI; encoded by the coding sequence TTGAATAAGTTTAATGTAGATATCAATCATGTTTTAGTGAAGCCGATATATATGGGACTCCTGATGAATATATTCGTGCCGGTCTCCCTGCTGGCGGCGGCGTATTTTCTGGATAGATCGCGAGCCACGGAACCGTTAAATCCGGCACAAGATCTCAATATTTTCTTCTGGGTTCTGGCGGTGATATCAATACTTGACGGCGCGGCGGCAATCTATTTTCGTCAGAAAAGATTCTTTTCTCCGATGATTCGATCCAGAGAGACATTTGAAGATGATCTGGTTCGGGGCACCTTTGCGGCGTCAATTATCTGCTTTGCCTTCACTTCGGCGATTTCCGTATATGGATTAGTGATGTATCTATTGGGAGGAACATTTGCGAATTTCCTCTTTTTTGTGTTTTTGTCCTTTGTCGCCTTTCAATTGGTGCGGCCGCGTCATGGATTCATGGAGAAGGTAATCGCGGCGCAGGAAAATCTTGTGGAACGCGGTCAATTTCTGGGGGCAAAAATTTAG
- a CDS encoding conserved membrane hypothetical protein (Evidence 4 : Unknown function but conserved in other organisms) — translation MSSNIYFEIAAILLLILANGLFVLIEFSVIASRKSKLKRMAKHGNRAAARAEKLHSRPEAFLATVQVGITFVGTLAGVFSGMTIVNYLAPVIAKIPMESVANSARPISFIIIVVVISILSMIIGELVPKYIALSRPERIASSLSGFVNFLIFLTHYLIRFLSGTARMFIKLLGLKPSADGGAVTEDEINYMIAEGFEKGIFDATEKAIIKSVFDFSDTVARQAMTPRTDIIGVDFNFETSKLLQIITENGFSRYPVYDGTLDNIVGVIYTKDIIRVMQHSELIIIRDIIRKPLFVPDSMKLNILLGMFKQKRMHVAIVLDEFGGTAGLITLEDLLEEIVGEIQDEHDTDQSEYTRKSDNVAFAAGTFRIDDLNEQFETDLPEDGANTLAGLVFEKLGRPAVKGDEITVRQVKFTVLETKGNRLRRLRIEKIPVKKDID, via the coding sequence ATGTCATCGAATATCTATTTTGAAATCGCAGCCATTTTGTTATTAATACTGGCGAATGGCCTGTTTGTCCTTATCGAATTCTCAGTCATCGCCAGCCGCAAAAGCAAATTAAAGCGAATGGCCAAACATGGCAACCGGGCGGCTGCCCGGGCCGAAAAACTGCATTCCCGACCCGAGGCTTTTCTTGCTACTGTCCAGGTCGGGATTACTTTTGTCGGGACCCTGGCGGGCGTTTTCAGCGGCATGACCATTGTCAATTATTTGGCGCCGGTAATAGCCAAAATCCCTATGGAAAGTGTGGCCAATTCGGCCCGCCCCATATCTTTCATAATCATCGTTGTCGTCATTTCGATTCTCTCCATGATCATTGGGGAACTGGTTCCCAAATACATAGCCCTTTCCCGTCCGGAACGGATCGCCTCGTCGCTCTCGGGATTCGTAAATTTCCTTATTTTCCTGACTCATTATCTGATTCGATTTTTATCCGGGACGGCTCGAATGTTTATCAAACTGCTTGGCCTGAAACCATCGGCTGACGGCGGTGCTGTCACCGAGGATGAAATAAACTACATGATCGCCGAAGGATTCGAAAAAGGTATTTTTGATGCCACTGAAAAGGCCATAATCAAATCGGTTTTTGATTTTTCCGATACCGTGGCTCGCCAGGCCATGACTCCCCGGACCGATATTATAGGCGTTGATTTCAATTTTGAAACCTCCAAATTACTTCAGATAATTACCGAGAATGGTTTTTCTCGTTACCCTGTATACGACGGCACTCTGGACAACATTGTCGGGGTCATTTACACCAAAGACATTATCCGCGTTATGCAGCACTCGGAATTGATCATAATACGCGATATTATTCGTAAACCGCTCTTTGTCCCCGATTCCATGAAATTGAATATCCTCCTCGGTATGTTCAAACAGAAAAGAATGCATGTCGCTATTGTCCTCGATGAGTTCGGCGGCACCGCCGGACTCATTACTCTGGAAGACCTGCTCGAAGAAATAGTCGGCGAGATTCAGGACGAGCATGATACCGATCAAAGCGAATATACGAGAAAATCGGATAACGTGGCTTTCGCTGCCGGCACTTTCAGAATCGACGATCTCAATGAGCAATTTGAAACGGATCTCCCCGAGGATGGCGCCAATACCCTCGCCGGCCTCGTTTTCGAAAAATTGGGGCGTCCCGCCGTCAAAGGCGATGAAATAACGGTGCGCCAGGTAAAATTCACGGTTCTGGAGACGAAAGGTAATCGACTGAGAAGACTTCGCATCGAGAAAATTCCGGTCAAAAAGGATATTGACTGA
- a CDS encoding conserved membrane hypothetical protein (Evidence 4 : Unknown function but conserved in other organisms) → MFESIIQPIAQWIIDIISRMGYGGIILTMSIESACIPLPSEIIMPFSGYLVSTGRFSMLWVSVSGALGCVFGSVAAYAAGYYGGRPFLEKYGKYILLSKKDIDNAERWTVKYGQMAIFISRLLPVVRTFISLPAGIARMNFWKFILYTFLGSLPWCWALAYVGKILGDHWNTLGKYFHQADLVIILAVIAGIAIFLWHKFKK, encoded by the coding sequence ATGTTTGAATCGATTATTCAGCCCATCGCTCAGTGGATCATTGACATTATCTCGCGTATGGGGTATGGCGGCATTATCCTGACCATGAGCATCGAATCTGCTTGTATTCCCCTGCCGTCGGAAATAATTATGCCTTTCTCCGGATATCTGGTTTCAACCGGCCGCTTCTCCATGCTGTGGGTATCGGTATCGGGAGCGCTGGGATGTGTCTTCGGTTCCGTAGCGGCCTATGCCGCCGGATATTACGGCGGTCGCCCTTTTCTTGAAAAATACGGGAAATATATCCTGCTTTCCAAGAAAGATATCGACAATGCCGAGCGTTGGACTGTCAAATATGGACAGATGGCCATTTTTATTTCCCGTCTTTTGCCGGTGGTGCGAACCTTTATTTCCCTGCCTGCCGGAATTGCCCGCATGAATTTCTGGAAATTCATTCTATATACATTCCTCGGTTCCCTGCCCTGGTGTTGGGCGCTCGCTTATGTCGGGAAAATCCTGGGTGATCACTGGAACACACTCGGAAAATATTTCCATCAGGCCGACCTGGTAATAATTCTGGCCGTCATAGCGGGAATTGCCATATTTCTCTGGCACAAATTTAAAAAATAA
- a CDS encoding exported hypothetical protein (Evidence 5 : Unknown function), with protein MRLMLIPILIGTLLFPAISTGENANQPKTISESDNAATTTMVGRAPYVCGDANNSGSVQLADISYLYNFILGSGASPVDYLAGNADGVAGPDTIVNIADCSYLINYIYYMGPAPFGCSNTGENWQTVAGNKIRVGAQPYTAYPGNDSVAIPVYITNSSSLTGLTAGFHYTTTEEYKITSVDWTGSVFSPDFNRSAKFDTIGATVLFGGLYMMSSLSAQNDALLVKLNARSIGNGGTGKISLEKAFVRPAGEFIFVSGGSIIVPDVDYSVDSFKVINLDDDGPGSLRFAITNANASMGLDTIDFSVSGMISLATSLPAFIDDSTVILGSTAPSGDYSVIVDGSGLSGGNCMVLQSRNCRIEGLTFRNFPANAISITGPLTAYNTITNNLFYDNTDLGIDLNNDGVTINDPGDADSGPNDLLNYPEVDSVYINPDSSFIIYGRSAGKSRIEFFVAHPAGDPIKPADPSGHGEAYSYIGFTAADPTGAFTNTIPNSVKQFSIISTTATDTLGNTSEFSDNFTLTPGPLIVVAYSPVNLKVTDPDGYYIGKDADGNLTQTLIPATYVEIVNDSINIPHPIWGRYTIEIIAETAAPPNSYYGAGIRIDGSNECMVKWNEPVPDPGQTDTVTYNVEEGYHYLNADANDNGTLNILDVSFLINYLYRHGPEPYPLEAGDANCNGKINILDVSFLISYLYKHGPEPCRQ; from the coding sequence ATGCGTTTAATGCTCATTCCTATTTTGATCGGCACGCTTCTATTTCCGGCGATTTCCACCGGTGAAAATGCCAATCAGCCAAAGACTATTTCCGAAAGTGATAATGCCGCAACCACAACAATGGTCGGCCGCGCCCCCTATGTCTGCGGCGATGCCAACAACAGCGGCAGCGTCCAACTTGCGGATATATCTTATTTATACAACTTTATATTGGGCTCAGGCGCTTCACCAGTCGATTATCTGGCGGGCAATGCCGATGGAGTGGCCGGCCCCGACACGATCGTCAATATCGCCGACTGCTCGTATCTTATTAATTACATTTATTATATGGGTCCGGCCCCATTCGGTTGCAGCAATACTGGCGAAAATTGGCAAACCGTTGCGGGTAATAAAATCCGGGTCGGAGCACAGCCCTATACGGCCTATCCCGGAAATGATTCGGTGGCCATCCCGGTCTACATAACGAATTCCTCTTCTTTAACCGGCTTGACCGCGGGATTTCATTATACCACAACGGAAGAGTATAAAATTACATCTGTCGATTGGACCGGATCGGTCTTTTCGCCGGATTTCAACCGCAGTGCCAAGTTCGATACCATTGGCGCTACCGTCCTTTTCGGTGGACTGTACATGATGTCAAGTCTATCGGCGCAAAACGATGCCCTTTTGGTCAAGTTAAACGCCCGATCGATAGGAAACGGCGGAACCGGCAAGATCTCGCTGGAAAAAGCGTTCGTCCGGCCGGCCGGGGAATTCATATTTGTAAGCGGCGGATCCATTATCGTTCCTGATGTCGACTATTCCGTCGATTCTTTCAAGGTTATCAATCTTGATGACGACGGTCCGGGATCGCTTCGATTTGCAATTACCAATGCCAATGCCTCCATGGGACTTGATACAATTGACTTTTCCGTTTCAGGAATGATTTCGCTGGCCACGTCTCTTCCGGCTTTTATCGATGACAGCACAGTGATTCTGGGTTCGACGGCGCCGAGCGGCGATTACTCTGTAATTGTCGACGGTTCCGGTCTATCCGGGGGCAATTGCATGGTTCTGCAAAGCCGTAATTGCAGGATTGAGGGATTGACATTCCGGAACTTCCCGGCCAATGCCATATCTATAACCGGACCTCTGACCGCATATAATACTATAACCAATAATCTGTTTTATGATAATACCGATCTTGGCATCGACCTCAACAATGACGGGGTTACCATAAATGATCCCGGCGACGCTGACTCTGGCCCCAACGACCTTCTGAACTATCCCGAGGTCGATTCGGTTTATATAAACCCCGACAGTTCTTTTATTATTTATGGCCGTTCGGCTGGCAAATCCCGGATCGAGTTCTTTGTGGCTCACCCGGCCGGAGATCCGATAAAACCGGCCGATCCGTCAGGACATGGGGAGGCCTATTCATATATAGGATTTACAGCCGCCGATCCCACAGGGGCTTTCACCAACACCATTCCCAATTCAGTCAAACAGTTTTCAATAATCAGCACCACGGCCACCGATACGCTGGGCAACACGTCCGAATTCAGTGATAATTTCACTCTGACCCCAGGGCCGCTAATCGTGGTCGCTTATTCTCCGGTTAATCTGAAGGTCACCGATCCGGATGGCTACTATATTGGCAAGGATGCCGATGGAAATCTCACCCAAACGCTAATTCCGGCAACGTACGTTGAGATTGTTAATGATTCGATCAATATTCCTCATCCCATCTGGGGGCGCTATACGATTGAGATAATTGCTGAAACCGCGGCCCCTCCTAATTCCTATTATGGTGCAGGCATAAGGATTGACGGCTCCAACGAATGCATGGTCAAATGGAACGAGCCGGTTCCCGATCCCGGACAGACCGATACCGTGACATATAATGTCGAGGAAGGCTATCATTATCTCAATGCCGATGCTAACGACAATGGAACGTTAAACATTCTGGATGTTTCCTTTTTAATAAATTATCTCTATCGGCACGGTCCGGAACCGTATCCGCTGGAGGCCGGTGACGCCAACTGTAACGGAAAAATAAACATTCTGGATGTTTCCTTCCTGATCAGTTACCTTTACAAACATGGCCCGGAGCCATGCAGACAATAA
- a CDS encoding membrane hypothetical protein (Evidence 5 : Unknown function), protein MSSKTSQILFLAMFLAAVAGWLLGFFVPEVAPPIKFLGVIFLNALKIAVIPLLAVSVILGVTSLGAIRISGKSMGRYLAYFFLVNGLAVAIGLILVNVAKPGLISADPANLVSQGVGGMWGDLATSLVPSSLFQAWSWGFGLGLLLFSILFGIALAAIGNAGRAVHDFLAALDKALKRFFVYILYFAPLGVLALVANIGADYRGDFNIFALRLGFFALIVVIGLIVESAIVLPLTLKGVSGKDPLQFLSNRGDIIAETFVTGIAFPEKSAPAVRTMESQYNFLSRSGTALYLGVAAVFIAQSFSIALSPVQQLIIFVAAIFGSVIAAGIPFAGIISLVFVLSAVGLPIEGLGLILAADWLLERCRATVDTWSDMVSLGVVAESPETKTVPHPVPSATPSIDSRPQKSYEPRRSRSERSERGNRPVRGGRYDTRGRGGKPGDFQKRDRRSDRNDRGDRKGPKRAAAPTEPSPKDKNIPRENIEKELEKLRKQLPQIQGVPDIPSQPNTEIPPPKKDEFFEEGIPKFDFFPEETGPKEEEKRETQPAENSTPVSGESDQQSASQQEENSESGSDNEGDEPPAEDDTWGRGRKRHPSK, encoded by the coding sequence ATGAGTAGTAAGACAAGTCAAATATTGTTCTTGGCGATGTTCTTAGCCGCAGTAGCGGGCTGGCTTCTTGGTTTCTTTGTGCCGGAAGTGGCACCGCCAATTAAATTCCTTGGGGTTATTTTCCTCAATGCTCTAAAAATTGCTGTCATTCCCTTGCTTGCGGTCTCCGTCATTTTGGGAGTGACATCTCTGGGAGCCATCCGGATCTCTGGAAAGTCGATGGGCAGATACCTTGCCTACTTCTTTCTGGTAAACGGCCTGGCGGTGGCGATTGGCTTGATTCTGGTGAACGTAGCCAAACCGGGTTTGATTTCAGCCGATCCGGCGAATCTTGTCTCGCAGGGGGTGGGGGGCATGTGGGGCGATCTGGCTACAAGCCTGGTTCCATCGAGCCTCTTCCAAGCATGGTCGTGGGGATTTGGATTGGGACTCCTTCTGTTTTCTATCCTTTTCGGAATCGCCCTCGCGGCAATTGGCAATGCCGGAAGAGCCGTCCATGATTTCCTGGCAGCTCTGGACAAAGCGCTAAAGAGATTTTTTGTATATATACTATATTTCGCGCCGTTGGGTGTTCTAGCTTTGGTCGCCAATATTGGAGCCGACTATCGCGGTGACTTCAATATTTTTGCCCTCCGACTGGGATTTTTCGCGTTAATCGTCGTAATAGGACTGATTGTTGAGAGCGCAATAGTGCTCCCTCTGACCCTTAAGGGAGTCTCCGGAAAAGATCCTCTTCAGTTCCTCTCCAACCGTGGCGATATTATTGCCGAAACCTTTGTAACCGGAATTGCCTTTCCGGAAAAAAGCGCGCCCGCCGTGCGAACCATGGAAAGCCAGTATAATTTTCTCAGCCGCAGCGGCACGGCCCTATATCTCGGAGTTGCGGCCGTATTTATCGCTCAGTCATTCAGCATCGCATTATCCCCGGTTCAGCAATTAATAATTTTCGTTGCAGCGATTTTTGGATCAGTGATTGCCGCCGGAATTCCCTTCGCCGGGATAATTTCACTGGTTTTCGTTCTTTCTGCCGTTGGCCTACCAATCGAAGGACTCGGATTAATTCTGGCCGCCGATTGGCTCCTGGAAAGGTGCCGGGCCACTGTTGATACCTGGTCGGATATGGTCAGCCTCGGCGTTGTCGCGGAAAGTCCCGAAACAAAAACCGTCCCCCATCCCGTTCCTTCCGCAACTCCGTCAATCGATTCCCGTCCCCAGAAATCGTATGAACCGAGACGTTCTCGTTCGGAACGGTCGGAAAGGGGTAATCGACCCGTTCGGGGCGGGCGCTACGATACGCGGGGACGCGGCGGCAAGCCCGGAGATTTTCAAAAAAGGGATAGGCGATCGGATCGTAACGACCGCGGGGACCGAAAGGGCCCGAAGCGGGCGGCCGCTCCCACGGAGCCTTCCCCCAAGGACAAAAATATTCCGCGGGAAAACATAGAGAAAGAACTCGAGAAGTTGAGGAAACAGCTTCCGCAAATTCAGGGTGTTCCGGATATCCCTTCACAACCTAATACAGAAATTCCGCCGCCGAAAAAAGATGAATTTTTTGAAGAAGGCATCCCAAAATTTGATTTTTTCCCGGAGGAAACCGGGCCGAAAGAGGAAGAAAAGAGGGAAACCCAGCCTGCTGAGAATTCAACCCCTGTCTCTGGAGAGTCCGATCAGCAGTCCGCGTCGCAACAGGAGGAAAATTCAGAAAGCGGATCGGATAATGAAGGCGATGAACCCCCGGCAGAGGATGACACCTGGGGCCGGGGCCGCAAAAGACATCCGAGCAAATAA
- a CDS encoding RNA methyltransferase, TrmA family, with translation MSATDRNSSQNRNIEAQITDLAFDGKAVGQIDGKITFFDSGLPGETVRGEVTRKKARYNYARVSQLLVKSPDRIDAPCRHFEICGGCTWQDLNYEKQLFYKRKQVVDCLRHIGHLDNVPIGEIIGAGSQFFYRNKMEFSFNTDPEQGFVLGLHRRGQFDRIFDINQCLLQSENSNRITVWFRQFVEEKKIPVYNIIDHSGFVRFLVIREGKNTEQVMLNIVTADGDMPYLDELISEATSLVPSITTIVQNINSAKANIARGDREKILFGPGFIEEKLFEYTFRIYPNSFFQTNTYQAERLYGLIYDMLEPSKDDLMLDLYCGAGTIGICAAGRVGSVIGVELEPAAIRAARENADLNNIGNIVFHIDSVQNILMQKRGIFDSASCAVIDPPRAGLHPKALKYLAELALPRLAYVSCNPATFARDAAFLMQAGYKIIDITPIDMFPHTMHIELVAILKK, from the coding sequence ATGTCCGCAACCGATCGCAATTCCAGTCAAAATCGCAATATTGAGGCTCAGATTACCGATCTGGCTTTCGATGGCAAAGCGGTCGGCCAAATCGATGGCAAAATTACCTTCTTCGATTCCGGTCTTCCGGGCGAAACGGTGCGCGGTGAAGTTACCCGCAAGAAGGCGCGTTACAACTATGCGCGCGTTTCACAACTGCTCGTCAAATCACCCGACCGAATTGACGCTCCCTGCCGCCATTTCGAGATCTGCGGCGGCTGCACCTGGCAGGATCTGAATTATGAAAAACAATTATTTTATAAGCGCAAACAGGTTGTTGATTGCCTGAGACATATTGGGCATCTGGACAATGTTCCGATCGGAGAAATAATCGGCGCCGGCAGCCAATTCTTCTATCGCAATAAAATGGAATTCTCTTTTAATACCGATCCTGAACAAGGATTTGTTCTGGGATTGCACCGCCGCGGCCAATTCGACCGGATTTTTGATATAAACCAGTGCCTTTTGCAGTCTGAAAATTCCAATCGAATTACGGTCTGGTTCCGGCAATTCGTCGAGGAGAAAAAGATCCCTGTTTATAACATTATCGATCATTCCGGTTTTGTTCGCTTCCTTGTCATTCGCGAAGGGAAAAATACCGAGCAGGTCATGCTGAACATTGTCACGGCCGACGGTGACATGCCATATCTTGACGAATTGATTTCCGAGGCGACATCGCTGGTTCCTTCTATTACGACTATAGTTCAGAATATCAATTCTGCCAAGGCCAATATCGCCCGCGGGGACAGGGAAAAAATCTTGTTCGGCCCCGGATTTATCGAGGAAAAATTATTCGAATACACCTTCCGCATATATCCCAATTCCTTTTTTCAGACCAATACATATCAGGCCGAACGCTTATATGGCCTTATTTACGACATGTTGGAGCCGTCAAAGGATGATCTCATGCTCGATCTCTACTGCGGGGCCGGGACCATCGGCATCTGTGCGGCCGGCAGGGTGGGTAGCGTCATCGGTGTGGAACTGGAACCGGCGGCAATCCGGGCCGCCCGCGAAAATGCCGACCTGAATAATATCGGTAATATCGTTTTTCATATCGATTCGGTGCAAAATATCTTGATGCAGAAACGCGGAATTTTTGATAGCGCCTCCTGCGCCGTAATCGACCCGCCTCGGGCCGGTCTTCATCCCAAGGCCCTAAAATATCTGGCCGAACTGGCCCTCCCCAGGTTGGCCTATGTTTCCTGCAATCCGGCGACTTTTGCCCGCGACGCCGCTTTTCTGATGCAGGCTGGCTACAAAATTATCGACATTACACCGATTGATATGTTCCCCCATACCATGCATATCGAATTGGTGGCGATTCTCAAGAAATAA
- the tadA gene encoding tRNA-specific adenosine deaminase: MNFNSHEFFMEVALREAKMAYEEGEVPVGAVVVKDGQIIGRGHNRTESLKDATAHAEIIAITSAASIIGDWRLENCLLYSTIEPCAMCAGAAVLSRIATIIFGGRDARFGACGSIFNIPVEKRLNHRIEIISGVLEKESLELMQNFFRDLRQGKERAN; the protein is encoded by the coding sequence ATGAATTTCAACTCGCATGAATTTTTTATGGAAGTGGCGCTTCGAGAGGCCAAAATGGCCTATGAGGAGGGGGAAGTTCCGGTGGGGGCGGTCGTGGTCAAAGATGGTCAGATTATCGGGCGGGGCCATAACCGAACCGAATCACTGAAGGATGCTACCGCTCATGCTGAGATAATCGCGATAACGTCGGCGGCATCGATTATCGGGGATTGGCGCCTTGAAAATTGCCTTTTATATTCCACTATCGAGCCGTGTGCTATGTGCGCCGGAGCGGCGGTTTTGTCTCGAATCGCGACGATTATCTTTGGCGGCCGCGATGCCCGTTTTGGAGCCTGCGGTTCCATATTCAATATCCCGGTTGAGAAAAGACTGAATCACCGGATTGAAATAATTTCCGGGGTTCTGGAAAAGGAATCATTGGAATTAATGCAGAATTTTTTCAGGGATCTTCGGCAAGGAAAGGAGCGAGCCAATTGA
- a CDS encoding putative Serine phosphatase (Evidence 3 : Putative function from multiple computational evidences), translated as MPSSFESESDRLKRAMDELVALNRIANAINSLMSVEDISRVIIDSCLGRIKASQGAIFLLDETEKQADKMVTFSRGFATEEERTAFHLNIGLTGWMIKNNDIFLCNDVTSDRFLGKLHLSRSGIHSLLSAPLLTHRGLIGLLVLFNKKKGGFAEDDRRFLGIVGTQVARVIENARLREKELRLIQLEEELRVAHRIQEGFLPKEDLNLKGCQVCGINLPAKDVGGDFYDYIKIDEDRHFFSIGDVSGKGVPAALLMSNIQAFFRSQVLKGTDVNLINLAEGLNNMICQYGQKGQPETLQFVTAIFGQYNCQTGLLRYINGGHPAPIIIRKNNFLFEPGLPDLIVGVVAQYQFTVREIPLQAGDTVFLYSDGVTEAFSPDGTMFGEEKLMEAIKSCNRDELPCLCRALLEKVSMHCQNLPRSDDITMLAMKILND; from the coding sequence ATGCCAAGCAGTTTCGAATCGGAATCGGATCGCCTCAAAAGGGCCATGGACGAATTGGTCGCTCTCAACCGGATAGCCAATGCCATAAATTCCCTCATGTCGGTTGAGGATATTTCGCGCGTTATTATCGATAGTTGCCTCGGACGGATAAAGGCCTCGCAGGGGGCCATATTTCTGCTTGATGAGACTGAAAAACAGGCCGACAAAATGGTGACATTCTCCCGAGGGTTTGCGACCGAGGAAGAACGAACGGCTTTTCATCTCAATATCGGTTTGACAGGATGGATGATTAAGAATAACGATATATTTCTCTGCAATGATGTTACGTCCGATCGGTTCCTCGGAAAATTGCATCTGTCCCGGTCCGGAATACATTCCTTACTATCGGCCCCGCTCCTGACCCATCGGGGACTGATAGGCCTGCTGGTTCTGTTCAATAAGAAGAAAGGCGGCTTCGCTGAAGATGACCGGCGCTTTTTGGGGATTGTCGGAACGCAGGTGGCGAGAGTTATTGAAAACGCTCGTTTGCGAGAGAAAGAGCTGAGGCTGATTCAATTGGAAGAGGAATTAAGGGTGGCTCACCGAATACAGGAAGGTTTCCTGCCCAAGGAGGATTTAAACCTGAAGGGATGCCAGGTATGCGGGATAAACTTGCCGGCCAAAGACGTGGGTGGCGACTTTTACGATTACATCAAAATTGATGAGGACAGGCACTTTTTTTCCATTGGTGATGTCTCCGGCAAAGGTGTTCCGGCCGCCCTATTAATGTCAAACATCCAGGCTTTTTTCCGCTCCCAGGTTCTAAAAGGAACGGACGTCAATCTAATCAATCTGGCTGAAGGCCTCAATAATATGATTTGCCAATATGGGCAAAAAGGGCAACCGGAAACACTTCAATTTGTCACTGCAATTTTCGGTCAGTATAATTGTCAAACCGGTTTGCTTCGCTATATCAACGGAGGTCATCCGGCGCCCATAATAATTCGGAAGAATAATTTCCTCTTTGAACCCGGGCTTCCCGACCTGATAGTCGGGGTTGTCGCCCAATACCAGTTTACGGTTCGCGAAATTCCGCTGCAAGCCGGCGATACGGTTTTTCTTTATTCCGATGGGGTCACGGAAGCATTTAGTCCTGACGGGACGATGTTCGGAGAGGAAAAATTGATGGAAGCCATTAAGAGTTGCAATAGAGATGAATTGCCGTGCCTTTGCCGCGCGCTGTTGGAAAAAGTCTCGATGCACTGCCAAAATCTGCCCCGTTCCGATGATATAACCATGCTGGCTATGAAAATCCTTAACGATTGA